AATTAATAATTACCATTATCAGACACTCTAGTATCAATTTAAGTGAGTTGTTTTTGTTAAAATATACATTATATACTGTACTAGTAGTACTATTGCAACTCTGTTAttcatttagtattttttttttttggaaaggaATTCATTCAGTAGTTGTTGGGAGTAAAAATAACAGTAATGATGGAATTAGGGAGCAAAGGCCTAACGCCCAATTTAGAGGTCCAAACAGTGGATGTAATAGAAAAAATCCAAAGGTTCAGTTGTAGAGAAACCCATTTATAAAGAGTATACAAGCAGGCCCAAAGATTCGTGTTCGAAAACCTATTTCAAGTAAAAGCATGAAATGTTATTGAtcgaaagaaaaagaaaaaaaaaaagatgaagctCAGTTATATTAAAGCGGCGAACATGTATCAAAGAAGCTGAGATAAGAAGAATGATAGCAACGTCCACACTTCATAAAGAAGGACCAAAAAACAAACACATTTGCTACCCCAACTTCATAAACATTAAAGCAAGGAAATACGTACCCTTGACCACCACACAATAAAGAAGAAATGAATAATACTAAGAACATCAATGTCTTTACTAATCATAATCGGAATtatatatattgtaattattcttattttatttgtttatttttatttagtatGAATTCAGGAGAAAACAATGTGAATATTTCTCCCATTATTTTAAGTAATCACATTAAGAGtaatgaatttttattatttaaaattaaaagacAAATATATCCTCACAAAatattctcttttaaaaatatacattttttataaaaataatttagtcAAATTAAATCTTCCTAGATgtgtaaacaaaataaaatatttttaattcccTTTCTAGTTAATTAGTaaacaacataataaaataataattatgattctttaatattttattcccatttaattcTCCCATTAATTTATTCCAATTACAATTACACTTTAGTAAGCTTGCCACAAGACCGGATGATAACGGGAAGCACAAGTCGACGACAAAAAATGCCACCACCATTCTGTTTAGAACTTTTGAATTTATTTAGAACAATATTTcatattttgaattataaatgttGTACAAGTTATTATATTACTTTTTTACTTCAAATTccaattttcttttttaaattaaGCCCTGTGCGTTGAAAGGATAAGAACAACACTGTACCCCAAGTATAGAAGTGAGTAGTGAGTACTCATAGCACTGCATTAGTgttgaaatcaacaataaaaagtAAAAAGATGATTCCATGAAAGAATAGATCAATAAGAAGAAATATTTCATAAGACCACGTAAAATTCATGATCTACCCATGTACCCTTCTTTGAATTTAAGAAGGCAAATGATAAAATTATAGTCATAGTTTCCTCTATGATTGAAAATGCTACTGCTTCCTTGTAATTAGAACAATTAAGAAAAATGAGAAATGCTTCCTCTCTACAAGCAGAAGTAGATGTAGAATACCCTTTAATCCAAGCCTCCCTCCAGAGAAAAAACAGATATTTTGTCTCCTTGATCAGCTACCGATACCGAATCTTTTAGCCGGAACAAATCTTGCCCGTGATACTAATGAAACATTACAGACAgagattaaaaaaatatttgcCTGTACAAAGATGGCGAAATTGATCATCAGATTAATGGTCGTTTATAATAAAAGAAGAGCATTTACTAAAAACGTGGCCGAGGAGCAAATAGCAATCCTCATCATCGGTATGACCCTCCTCACTTTAATGCCACAGCTTACTACAGAAACCGTTCTTTTGCCTCTTGCTGGAAATAATGTCTGAGAAGGAGTCTACCAGCTGGCCAGCCAAGCTACTGGGATCATCAATCATGGTTTGAATGAACGTATTCACCACTCTCCGCTCCTGCTCAGTTGATCTAAGGCTAAACCAAGTTAACAATTTCAATCTGAATTCCTGTGTTATATGACCTTCACATTCAAGCCACCGGATTATTTTCACACAGTACTCAAAGTTCTCATCCAAGGAACTAGATTCATTAGATATTCGGAATGGAGAACCATTAATCAGTGTGCTGTCACAATCATGTGCCTCCTCAATTGTGTTCACCAATGCTCTTTTTCGACAAAATTCAGTCCTTGAATCAACAGCTGGCACATCACCAGTCGGTCCATGTGTCCAGGTCTGGGAATCACCACTACCATGTGATCTTGCTAAACCGTTCTTTAATATGTCATGCGAAGCAGCATCATCTGCTTCAACAGTTAGCTGCAAGCTGCAACCATTGTCTTCATCTCTGGAAGACTCAAATGGTGGAGTTAATTCTTCATTCAGATCAGGGACAGAAACAACATTCAAGTCAAGCCCCCGTGAGACAGAAGGCAACCGTTCTTGTATGATTTCTGGCTTTACTACTTTGTTAGCTGCACAACACTTCTCTACATCTGCACTGCAAAACCCTTCTAGGTAGCCCTTCTCTTGAGCCCAAGCTAGATGTAGTATCTTTCCCAGGTCTCGAACCTTGAATTCAGAAGAACCAGCTGCCACTGCATTTTTAGATTCCCCCTTCCCACTAGGACTTCCCTCAGTGGAGGTATTCTCTTTCTTATCTATTTTCACAGCTGGTAAATTAGGATTCTTGTGAAGTATCTCAACGCTCTTGGTGAAACACTTTGCCTCAGAGTGACCCAAATCACCAGTTTCTGTATACGAAATGATCCGAAAAGTGTACTCTGTGCAAGGCTTCAAGTTGGATATTAAAATCCTTCTCTGAGTTCTTGGAAAGACACAATTGGGCTCCTTTGAATATCCGTCTTCTCTACAATTGTAATACCAGAGCTTGTAGCCCTTAATGTCATTTGATGATGCTTTAGACAGCTCAATTAAGATAATCACAACAGATGACGGTGTTACTTCTTCAAAAAGAAACTTGCAAGCAGAAGGAAGTGAATCCTCTGCAAAAAAAACAATAAACATACGTAATCACATTAACTTCAATTgacaaaaatagagcaaaaagaaaaaaaaaattgtaagacGTTCCAACCTCTGTTATTTGGATTGAGACTAGAAGTGTTGGTCAGCCATTCATCTGCTTTCCCAATTGCAAGGGAGCAGAGCTTCTGCACGTCACCAGCAATAGAGAGTCTACTGACAATTCCACGTGCCATTTTAGAAGAAACACCATTCACCGGACCCACTTCTGTTTCCAATTTAGCCTTGGCTTCTTTGACTATATCATGCAGCTCTCGAAACCTTGAAGTCCCATCTAAGAGCCTGTAACTCAAGTATATTCTATAACAAAGTACATCAACACGACGTGCATCTTTTGCTACAAGTAGTTGCTTTTTCCAACACCTGCCAATATTAAAAACAAATCAAATTGATCTTCAGTACATTATTAAAACTGGATAGTCTTTCACGCATTACAGGTTCAAAGCTAAAAAGaaataattaacatataaaaagcaTTATCAGGCCTATATTTAATCTTAAGATGCTTAAATTATTTCTCACCCAAGTATTCCAGACACTTTACCACAAGAAGCACAGCAATAACTACCATCTAGCTGCATCAACTGTCCGAGATCAACTACCCCAACCTTTTCACGTTGAAGGGCACACTCAATGTGGCAAGATAAACCGCAGGAGTCTCCCTGACCAGAGTCTGACGAGCAAACCAGCCAAAGACTAGGGTCCTTGTTGTCATCAAACAGGTGACAGATACAGCAAGAGCACCGCCTACAAAATGTGTCATCTATAGACAGGACAGCTCTACATGCAGAATTTTTACATATCCATGAGTGTGACAAACCAAATTCTGAAGATTGTTCAGGAGTTGGAGGGAGTCGCACTGGATTTTCTCCCTTTCTATTTTGCTTTCTAGAAGAAGGCTGATTGCTAGGACTAGAAGAAGCTTTTCTTGGGTCCACCTTCTTATTAGTCTTGCACGTCACCTTTGCTATCTCCATCGTCTTGTTTTTTGATGAAACTAAGTTTTTCTTGTCCTTATCAAAACAAGTCCTTAACAGTTCCTTCTTGGGACCAGATCTCAAAAATTCTTGAAGTAGCTCTGGACTTCTTGAAGCATCATCAGAATGACCATTCTTCTCAGGAGTGCTTTGCACACTGGAAGACAGGCTTTGAACACCAGAAActggagaaaaaaaaaacacaaaactgAACTGACAAATGTCTTTTCAAGAAATTGACTTAAAAAAGGCGGAGCTATTGAGAAATTTTCCAAAACTtacaaatcaaaagaaaaaatgaaaactAATATTTTCTTGAAATCAAAACAGCTCCAAAAGTGTAGTCTGTTAAATCAGGATTAAACAACATCGTGCTCTACTAAGCAATTAAAATTTGCAAAATGATATGATAAGCACCAATCTCTAATTAGGCAGTTAAAGATGTCAGTGTCACCGGAAAAAATGTGCTCAATAAAAATCAGAGCAATTAAGAGCTGAAGCTTCAAAGCATCCATCCATTAGAATTGAAATTGATGATAAATAAGAATGTGCTCAATAAGTATCACCTACTAGAATGTACAGTCAAACAATTTGTTTCTTATTTTCTACTAAAAGGTTTATCAAACACACAAAGCCAAATAATTGGCAGCTACAACCCACGCAAAGACACAAGCACACGTAGGAAACATAAAGGCCATACCTTTAGCAAGCAATTTATCTTCTAAATCCATTTAACAAACGTTAGTTATAACAATTCCGCAGTCCTCCCTGTGACAACATAATCACATTTCAGACTGGTAATTATCATAAAACAGAAAAAATATAGATGCAACAAAGTTGAGAATGACCATCACATcacatatgttttattttttaatttttttttggttgctAAACCTGGTTTAGTTGTAAAAAGATGATTAATTACATTAATATCTGGCTTTTCCATGGTacaattttttgtatttttttaattgccCGGGTCAAAGGAATGCTGAAAATTCCATCATATCTACCGCTATCGAGTAAAAATCTATGGTTCTTTCTCCTACGTCTTCTCTTAGCTAAATATTATTACATAAAACAAAGTAACTCAGATGAAAAAgtcaagcttccaaacctcatcccCTGCTCTCTATTTCCTTCGACCTTCTCACCATAATGCAGTTGACCAATTTAACAATATGACCCACAAGAAGAAACTCAAAATTAAACTGAATACAAAATCaggaataaaaaaaatcacaagaaAATAAAGAGACTACATGAAACAGAAGCAAATAACCATTTAAACCCACAAAAAAGTTGCTTTTTGTTTCCaagaagaaaggaaagaaaacagATAGTACCATGCAAATCAACCACGACGAAAGACTCCAATATCTTTTTCTCCATCATATTAATAAGTACAAAAGAATAATATATGGAGAGATATTTAATACATAGTAACAAATATGATATAGCTATCACAAACTGAAACTCAAAGCGACATGAACAAGGGTTCTATAATTATATACACACCACTAATCTCTAGTAAATACATTGTGTGAATCAACCACAAGCAAATCAGAAACCATTTTGAAGGTCACAAACGTAAAATCTAAATATTGGGGTTCAAAATGCAGCAAACCAAACCAAGACTCTAAATTTAGGTCACCGTGGAGAAAGGGTTTAAGGAAACGAATACAAAAACCCAAAAAGACAAACAAAGAATATGAAAGCTCAAACGGATCTGCGCTAAAAAAAAGTTTCTAAAAATGCCaaaaaaaatccaaataaaaataaaacaaaaaagaaaactaATCTGAGAAACTCACCGGTCAACAATGAGAACAAATCTAGGGTTTCGATGCGCCCCAAAATTCTCAGAATTAGAAACCAGAAAGTATGAAATCGccaagagagagaaggagagagaaaccTCTCTCCGTTGTTTGTGTTAGTTGGTAtgtgaaagagagagaagagaagaagagccTTATACGAGTGATTGATGTCTTAAGAGGAAGACTCGACCGTGTAAAACACGCTCTATAGATCGCGTGTCCAAGGACCTACGGTTTTTGAAAGTAGGGTTGGTTCTGCTGCGCAGAAAAGTACATGAGGCACTGCCTCGAATAGTTACTGGTACGTGCAATCGTAAGTGCTTCACACGCGCGTGAGAAATAAAATAAAGTCTATCTTTTCTGTCGCAAAAAATAAATAGAGTCTATTATTTTTACATAAGATACCATATTATTATTTctcatttatttaaaataaaattattagtaGTATTGTTgggaaaaagagaaagaaaaagcgCAAATAATAGTCCATGTCATTCAGCATTAGTTAGTGTACGAGTATTGAATCCGTCCCTTCCATTGATGAAATCCCCACCGTCCGATCAAACCCCAATAGTGAAAATCAACTACGATTCCAAACCGTTGACTGACATATAAACAACCCCAAATTCCCGAGTGCAATCAAAAAGCAACTAATTGTGTgattagaataaataaataaatataacaatCATGGATTTCACAGAAGATATCACAAGCATTTTTTACACGTGTCAACAGAATCTTAAAATCTTCAAAAATTagttcaaaagaaaaagaaaagttaatGAAATAGGCCTATACATACACAAAAGTTATTATACACATACTCGTCCATGCCATAtgattttcaaataataataattaaaaaattaatgtatTATTATGTCTCTTCTAtgcataaaaaatgtgtagaaaataattttttttgttttaatagttttttttaactttaacataatataattatatttaacaaaatatttttatatttaaccatagattataaatatgatttaaatttagataaaattaaataaataaataattaaataaattaaaataagatatattttttaatattttacaataataattatttaaaaataataaaactatatgttttataatttaaaataaaattaaatataatgtttTGTTGTCTctgtcaaattaaaaaattaaaataaacataaacttaaacaaaaattgattaattaattaaaatataatatttttaagatattttatgataatttaaataattaaatcatatttattaaaaataataaagatatatatattattttttttattttataaatttgtgtgatgttttattttttatcaaatcgTCAAATTTACTATAAGACATTATAAGATACatcattaatataattattttttcagttagTCATATTTTTGTGcttcttttttcttttgcaaATCAACCATATTATTATCCTCTTTTTTTTTAGGAATTTTCTTATCTCTATGTTAGCTACCAATTTGAGCACTCAATTTAACAAAGTACTCTTTctgattattttaaaattaacaaattttaaaaaaatatatttaaaattcaatGAGAGGAATATCTAATTATTCATTTCAAATTATAGATATCAAAATTATAAATTTCGTTGTAATAGAGagatgtttttgttttaaaaaaatgtataatttttaaCAAGAAAAATATCCCTTACAATATTGATAAGAGTGGAAATggaatttataaatttaatttattaataagtaaaaataaaagattttgtcaaaataataataataagatttatataatttttacatattaaattttaattaaataccgtatataattttcaaaatttcatttaatttatattcCAAAGAAATCGTCCAGTGACTTGACCTCATTGGTGAGAGAGGTGCGTTTGTTTTGGGGCTATCGAATTGACTTGGTCTTCTTTGGTTTCGAATTACGAAAGAAACCATTTTCGGGTCGGCTCATGACCTGAGCGGGCAACAACAGCTACGATATTTCCCTTTTCTTAATGTCCTTTTTTAGGTGGCCAATGAAAGGACGAGGATTTGAAAAGTTTTTACTATTTGAGAAGACCAGCACTCGGCCCTGGAGCGTCATGCATTTCAATAATATAAATGTTAGGCTAATTTGCATCTAAAACCCCAATCTCATCTACATTTGGCAATTAAGTCCTCAACCTTATTTGTTTGGCAATTAAATCCCCAACCTAATTAACTTTTGGCATCCGTTAGTTTTAATCCACTTTCCGTTTTAAATTCTGGTAAATAACACATGCTACTGACTAAAAAAGGTATATGCCGTCAAATTGAGAATTCTAATTTGTTTGGTTTGCTGGAAATCTAAGTGCTTGGAGTAAAACGGAGTAAGCTTGCATTAATGGTGATAACAGTATATATCCTTTTCTTTTTGGAAagtcttatttatatatatatatatatatatatttattatatctatATCTCCCAAGAGATCTTGGTACTTACAGTGtacatatacttttttttttggtaagtaatCTCCGGCTatgataatgatatatatatatatatatatatataaaagcatGCATGCAAGTAAAATAAGCAACTGTTCGAGAATGCCAAATGGAGGGAAGGAGATTGAATTATTAAGTCACATGTATAAGCAGCACGGCAGTATACATGTtcaaaaacactttctctctgtTTGGTCTTCCATGGATGTgatgattctttttttttttttttgctgtgaAATGCGAGATGCAACCAACCATGCACTTCTTAAgctgtgaagaaaaaaaaatttaaatgtcATTAAATCTAATTTGACATCATATACCCTTTAGTCAGATGCACATGTGTTATTTAACAGATTTTAAAACGGAAAGTGGATGAAAACTAATTAACAAAATACCTTTGTTTATATATAGGCTGAAGATAACTTAAACCGAATGGTAACAAACTCTAAACTAACAAAACACAAGTGTAATGTTAATACTAATGTTGACTCGTTTTTTCGTCAACTCACACAGAGTGATAAATGAAGAGTTATTTTGTCTGTAATACCTCATAAAGGATCTTATGATGAACAATgagctaaagaaaaaaaaatgcattAATAAATGAATGCGACAAAGATTTATTGTGGTTCGATCAAAAAGATGATCTACATCCACTTTAGTCAGTATTATTTATGAACTTTGAACCCTCAAGAGCAAGCTGACTTTTGATCTTGCTCTTAGGGCAGTTACGTACAAAGAAGGAGAGTAGAAGCTCTCTCCGAAAAAAGAACAGGCACTGACTTGTTCTTCTCTTAATTGTTCGACCCCTTGTTATAGTGCGGGTTGCACTATTTATAGCCACGGAGATAGGAAAAGCTGATGGTGGCACCTTGTTTCCCAATCAAACTAAATTTTGTTACACTTGGCTGAAGACAGGTTTATGTCTCACCA
This genomic interval from Humulus lupulus chromosome 8, drHumLupu1.1, whole genome shotgun sequence contains the following:
- the LOC133797002 gene encoding VIN3-like protein 1 isoform X2, coding for MEIAKVTCKTNKKVDPRKASSSPSNQPSSRKQNRKGENPVRLPPTPEQSSEFGLSHSWICKNSACRAVLSIDDTFCRRCSCCICHLFDDNKDPSLWLVCSSDSGQGDSCGLSCHIECALQREKVGVVDLGQLMQLDGSYCCASCGKVSGILGCWKKQLLVAKDARRVDVLCYRIYLSYRLLDGTSRFRELHDIVKEAKAKLETEVGPVNGVSSKMARGIVSRLSIAGDVQKLCSLAIGKADEWLTNTSSLNPNNREDSLPSACKFLFEEVTPSSVVIILIELSKASSNDIKGYKLWYYNCREDGYSKEPNCVFPRTQRRILISNLKPCTEYTFRIISYTETGDLGHSEAKCFTKSVEILHKNPNLPAVKIDKKENTSTEGSPSGKGESKNAVAAGSSEFKVRDLGKILHLAWAQEKGYLEGFCSADVEKCCAANKVVKPEIIQERLPSVSRGLDLNVVSVPDLNEELTPPFESSRDEDNGCSLQLTVEADDAASHDILKNGLARSHGSGDSQTWTHGPTGDVPAVDSRTEFCRKRALVNTIEEAHDCDSTLINGSPFRISNESSSLDENFEYCVKIIRWLECEGHITQEFRLKLLTWFSLRSTEQERRVVNTFIQTMIDDPSSLAGQLVDSFSDIISSKRQKNGFCSKLWH
- the LOC133797002 gene encoding VIN3-like protein 1 isoform X1, which produces MDLEDKLLAKVSGVQSLSSSVQSTPEKNGHSDDASRSPELLQEFLRSGPKKELLRTCFDKDKKNLVSSKNKTMEIAKVTCKTNKKVDPRKASSSPSNQPSSRKQNRKGENPVRLPPTPEQSSEFGLSHSWICKNSACRAVLSIDDTFCRRCSCCICHLFDDNKDPSLWLVCSSDSGQGDSCGLSCHIECALQREKVGVVDLGQLMQLDGSYCCASCGKVSGILGCWKKQLLVAKDARRVDVLCYRIYLSYRLLDGTSRFRELHDIVKEAKAKLETEVGPVNGVSSKMARGIVSRLSIAGDVQKLCSLAIGKADEWLTNTSSLNPNNREDSLPSACKFLFEEVTPSSVVIILIELSKASSNDIKGYKLWYYNCREDGYSKEPNCVFPRTQRRILISNLKPCTEYTFRIISYTETGDLGHSEAKCFTKSVEILHKNPNLPAVKIDKKENTSTEGSPSGKGESKNAVAAGSSEFKVRDLGKILHLAWAQEKGYLEGFCSADVEKCCAANKVVKPEIIQERLPSVSRGLDLNVVSVPDLNEELTPPFESSRDEDNGCSLQLTVEADDAASHDILKNGLARSHGSGDSQTWTHGPTGDVPAVDSRTEFCRKRALVNTIEEAHDCDSTLINGSPFRISNESSSLDENFEYCVKIIRWLECEGHITQEFRLKLLTWFSLRSTEQERRVVNTFIQTMIDDPSSLAGQLVDSFSDIISSKRQKNGFCSKLWH